From one Coffea eugenioides isolate CCC68of chromosome 11, Ceug_1.0, whole genome shotgun sequence genomic stretch:
- the LOC113752342 gene encoding protein ACCELERATED CELL DEATH 6-like: MARSGINLSHRSAAYRAVIDGKRQSVENFRSFWREEGVKPLAKCGDTVLHFLAIHGNVAAFGLLLQDGLVTSENLKAKNVNGDTALHEAARFGHKDVAEIILRTERDLVSESNKLGETPLFVAAACGKKEVFSLLEKYIGDYMMRRNDGCTILHAAVIGECYSLAIGILESCPDLAGKRNEKGKTALHLLAAKQESFRSGSAYTLKDLRRKSLIPLHILRTIIYSCIAVLYKELQTVNNVEEPSNSASIHKVNRSSFANFILGFPLLKEIDDARQSHAAAVMLAERLIRREDWSHYVRTEDKDLEGSQFGISSEKKNRMPDPLIQATRLGIIEVVQEILSVYPEAAYTFDGKGRNILQIAVEEKKWFLYDYLMTSGTDMDRMLSAIDYEGNSIIHLAARLESPPSAPPGVVPQMMWEVLWFKRVQYDSYPYLWQLQNSDGKTAKQVFETNHASLRENAERIVKELANAVLIVSVLIGTINFAAIFTVPGGFDQNTGEAIFLKNRRWEFGLLMFYLAGGLFSSLFTMGTLLVIIFLRFETDDFYVSLPCYYVMDMISIFYSAVFTIVACCQALIVQKVVITDFRPLVVFFFIYGLMALVLIETSYRMFDYVYYLIRYCLCYKGQAS; the protein is encoded by the exons ATGGCAAGGTCTGGAATCAACTTAAGCCATCGATCTGCTGCTTATAGAGCAGTCATAGATGGGAAAAGACAGTCAGTAGAAAACTTTCGCAGTTTCTGGAGGGAAGAAGGTGTGAAACCACTTGCTAAATGTGGTGATACTGTTCTCCATTTTCTGGCCATTCACGGAAATGTGGCTGCCTTCGGATTACTTCTCCAAGATGGTCTTGTGACCAGTGAAAATCTGAAGGCCAAGAATGTCAACGGCGACACTGCATTGCATGAGGCTGCAAGATTTGGTCACAAGGATGTTGCAGAGATCATCTTAAGGACAGAAAGGGATTTAGTGTCTGAGAGCAACAAACTGGGTGAAACCCCTCTTTTTGTGGCTGCTGCATGTGGGAAAAAGGAAGTTTTCTCACTTCTGGAAAAGTATATCGGTGATTACATGATGAGGAGGAATGATGGATGCACAATCCTTCATGCTGCTGTAATTGGAGAATGTTACA GTTTGGCAATTGGCATATTGGAGTCCTGTCCTGATCTTGCTGGAAAAcgtaatgaaaaaggaaaaactgcTTTACATCTTTTGGCTGCAAAACAAGAGTCCTTCAGGAGTGGGTCTGCCTACACGCTCAAAGATCTTCGGAGGAAGTCCCTCATTCCTCTGCATATACTCCGAACTATAATCTATTCTT GTATTGCGGTCTTGTACAAGGAATTGCAAACTGTCAATAATGTAGAAGAACCAAGCAATTCAGCTTCCATTCATAAAGTGAATAGATCTTCTTTTGCCAATTTTATCTTGG GTTTTCCTTTGCTTAAAGAAATTGATGATGCAAGGCAAAGCCATGCAGCTGCAGTAATGCTTGCAGAAAGGTTAATCAGAAGAGAAGATTGGAGCCACTATGTGCGTACAGAGGACAAAGATCTTGAAGGCAGCCAGTTCGGGATATcatcagaaaagaaaaataggatgCCAGATCCACTAATACAAGCAACGAGACTGGGCATCATTGAGGTAGTTCAGGAAATCCTCAGTGTCTACCCAGAAGCTGCATATACCTTCGATGGAAAAGGAAGGAATATACTGCAAATTGCAGTGGAGGAGAAAAAATGGTTCTTGTACGACTACTTGATGACTAGTGGTACTGACATGGACAGGATGCTAAGTGCTATTGATTACGAAGGAAATAGCATTATACATCTCGCAGCACGCCTGGAATCCCCTCCCAGCGCACCCCCTGGAGTTGTTCCGCAAATGATGTGGGAAGTCCTCTGGTTTAAG CGGGTGCAATATGACTCTTATCCATATCTCTGGCAACTACAAAATTCTGATGGGAAGACAGCAAAACAAGTATTCGAGACGAACCATGCAAGTCTACGCGAAAATGCTGAGAGAATTGTGAAAGAATTGGCCAACGCTGTGTTGATTGTGTCTGTCCTCATTGGTACCATAAACTTTGCTGCAATTTTTACTGTTCCTGGAGGTTTCGATCAAAATACTGGAGAGGCCATTTTTCTCAAGAACCGGCGCTGGGAATTCGGCTTGTTGATGTTCTACTTAGCAGGAGGGCTGTTCTCCTCTCTGTTCACCATGGGGACTCTGCTGGTGATTATCTTTTTGCGATTTGAAACTGACGATTTTTATGTTTCGCTGCCCTGCTACTATGTGATGGACATGATTTCCATCTTCTACTCTGCGGTCTTCACAATCGTAGCATGTTGCCAAGCATTAATAGTGCAGAAAGTTGTGATTACCGACTTCAGACCCCTGGTGGTGTTCTTCTTTATCTATGGTCTGATGGCCCTTGTGCTCATAGAAACATCATATCGGATGTTTGACTATGTGTATTACCTAATTCGTTATTGCCTTTGTTATAAAGGGCAAGCATCTTAA